The following proteins are encoded in a genomic region of Gemmatimonadota bacterium:
- a CDS encoding ABC transporter permease, with product MIKNYLTVAIRNLMRHKLYTSINVLGLAIGLACGILILLYIQQEFAVNRTHTLGDRIYKVIREERSTTQTTYSSGTSGALGPVLKETFPEVETTVRTFPLTISAQYGEREGVFLLRLVDDNFLDVFDFPLIKGDPKTAFRLPYSVVITDDMAQLLFGDTDPMGQTVSIDNRNFPGEYTVTGIVKAPHLSSDLYFQILSTTTPPVEETQEVWTMWLPKQSWRPVKTYVLLKAGQNAETLQAKMQSLIVQYMGDKVAAENKSRWPHYPLQPLIKQYMGDEVAEKNAYHLQPLHRVYLYGESDFNPTANSPIEKIYMLAAIGLILVVIACVNFTNLATARAVTRKREVGVRKVVGAHRPQLMVQFLSESLLLTSTALLIALALVELCLPLFNQFVRGDLHLNAATVMAGAPAVLAFTLLVGLLAGWYPAFFLSSFRPVTALKGSAYSSSGSTGLRKGLVVFQFGMSILLVICTLVVYQQLRFIETKDMGFAHDHIVRLPIFVRDFKKESNPQIRLSARHQMVKQVFLEHPNILSASALRFDITGYSGRLRLIWPNGDRTKERTLRINEVDDSFFETFEIPVLRGRTFSSTVASDTSQAIILNETAVRLLGWEDDPIGRQIVLPAYDNLSLTVIGVVKDYHNLTLREEIAPMGFLARWKMFYSLALRIRPENTVQTLSFLETQWKRFVPDAPFEYHFLDEIIDWIYYNEQLTGKMLGIFSLLAIFVACLGLFGLAAFMVQSRTKEIGVRKVLGASTPHLVMLLSREFMLLILLANLIAWPIAYYLMRDWLSGFAYQTGLNVLPFVASAIMALIIAFGTVSMQAIRAARS from the coding sequence ATGATTAAAAATTATCTAACCGTTGCGATCCGCAATTTGATGCGGCACAAATTGTACACCTCCATCAATGTACTGGGACTCGCCATCGGCCTGGCGTGTGGCATTCTGATCCTGTTGTATATCCAGCAGGAGTTTGCAGTAAATCGCACTCACACCCTGGGTGATAGAATTTACAAAGTAATTCGGGAAGAACGCAGCACAACGCAAACAACTTATAGTAGCGGAACTTCGGGCGCACTCGGTCCTGTGCTGAAAGAAACATTTCCCGAAGTAGAAACAACGGTGCGTACGTTCCCGCTGACCATATCTGCACAATACGGCGAACGCGAGGGCGTGTTTCTGCTGAGGCTGGTGGATGACAACTTTTTGGACGTATTTGATTTTCCCCTCATAAAAGGCGATCCAAAGACCGCGTTTCGCCTGCCCTACTCTGTGGTCATTACCGACGACATGGCGCAACTCTTGTTTGGCGATACAGACCCCATGGGGCAAACAGTTTCAATCGACAATCGCAATTTTCCGGGCGAGTACACAGTAACGGGTATTGTGAAGGCACCACACCTCTCATCAGACCTTTATTTTCAAATACTCTCAACCACAACACCCCCCGTAGAAGAAACGCAAGAAGTATGGACGATGTGGCTACCCAAGCAATCGTGGCGTCCGGTAAAAACCTATGTGCTATTAAAAGCAGGGCAAAACGCAGAAACTCTCCAGGCGAAAATGCAGTCGCTGATCGTGCAGTATATGGGGGATAAAGTCGCGGCTGAAAATAAGTCTCGTTGGCCTCATTATCCTCTTCAGCCGTTAATCAAGCAGTATATGGGAGATGAAGTTGCAGAAAAAAACGCCTATCATCTACAGCCCCTGCATCGCGTGTACCTGTATGGCGAATCCGATTTTAACCCGACTGCCAATAGCCCTATTGAAAAAATTTACATGCTGGCGGCTATTGGACTGATCCTGGTCGTAATTGCATGCGTGAATTTTACAAACCTGGCAACTGCACGCGCTGTCACCCGCAAGCGCGAGGTAGGCGTGCGCAAAGTCGTTGGGGCGCATCGCCCACAACTAATGGTTCAGTTCTTGAGCGAATCCCTGCTTTTAACCTCCACCGCCTTGCTGATTGCACTGGCACTGGTCGAGTTATGCCTGCCCTTATTCAACCAATTTGTGCGCGGCGATTTACACCTCAATGCAGCTACAGTGATGGCAGGTGCACCGGCAGTACTGGCATTCACATTGTTGGTCGGATTACTGGCGGGATGGTATCCGGCATTTTTCCTTTCTTCTTTTCGCCCGGTGACCGCGTTAAAAGGCAGTGCGTATTCCTCATCGGGATCCACAGGGCTACGGAAAGGACTCGTAGTTTTTCAGTTTGGCATGTCCATCTTACTGGTGATCTGTACCCTGGTGGTTTATCAGCAACTACGATTTATAGAAACCAAAGATATGGGTTTTGCACACGATCACATTGTGCGTTTACCTATTTTTGTCCGCGATTTTAAGAAGGAATCCAACCCACAAATACGCCTTTCGGCACGCCACCAGATGGTCAAACAGGTCTTTCTCGAACACCCCAATATCCTCAGCGCGTCGGCACTGCGTTTCGACATCACGGGATACAGCGGGCGACTGCGACTAATCTGGCCCAATGGAGACCGCACAAAAGAACGGACACTTCGCATAAACGAAGTTGACGATTCGTTCTTTGAAACATTTGAAATCCCCGTACTTCGCGGTCGCACCTTCTCATCCACTGTTGCCAGCGATACCTCTCAGGCAATTATTTTGAACGAAACAGCCGTGCGCTTGCTCGGCTGGGAGGACGACCCGATTGGCAGACAGATTGTGTTACCAGCGTATGACAACCTGTCCCTGACCGTAATTGGGGTCGTAAAAGACTACCACAATTTGACACTACGAGAAGAAATCGCCCCCATGGGATTTTTGGCCCGCTGGAAGATGTTTTATTCTCTGGCTTTACGCATCCGACCAGAAAACACCGTGCAAACCCTATCCTTCCTCGAAACGCAGTGGAAACGCTTTGTACCAGATGCGCCTTTCGAATATCACTTTCTGGACGAAATCATAGATTGGATCTATTACAACGAGCAACTCACCGGCAAAATGCTCGGGATATTCTCACTACTGGCAATTTTTGTGGCGTGTTTAGGACTGTTCGGACTGGCCGCATTCATGGTTCAATCTCGCACCAAAGAAATTGGCGTGCGCAAAGTACTGGGCGCATCCACACCACATCTGGTCATGCTACTCTCACGCGAGTTTATGTTGCTCATCCTGCTCGCCAATCTCATCGCCTGGCCAATCGCCTATTACCTGATGCGCGACTGGCTCTCCGGGTTTGCCTATCAGACAGGTCTGAATGTCTTGCCATTTGTTGCAAGCGCGATAATGGCCCTGATCATCGCCTTTGGAACCGTGAGCATGCAGGCCATTCGCGCAGCGCGATCCA
- a CDS encoding ABC transporter permease produces MIKNYFVIAIRNLRNQKMYSLINILGLAVGIACFLIISLYVQHELSYDRFHEKGNRIFQINWEFKNDTGEQSRSAVTPSGCAPVFMREFPEVIHAVRVHSYSKLLKYGEKRLRSSGFYYVDPSFLKVFSFPMTHGDPTTALRDPFSIVLTERAARRAFGNENPLGKVLLYDNKFQFKITGVMENPPSNSHLQFNYLATFASLKEVLGRADALDEFVNWNYYTYLLLPKGYAPENLEKKFAVSREKHSDEQWRNKDLRLQPIADIHFDTETNYSFGPKTDIRHIYTFLTIAMSVLLIACINFVNLATARSSKRAREVGLRKVFGAHRWHLIRQFLGEAILLSFMALVMALALSELLLPHFNALSGQNVMFRYLDNVDLFLKLLCTGLVVGIIAGSYPAFYLSSFQPTSVLKGIAHLHTRGTSFRQILIVLQFAITIVLIIGTVTVFRQFQFMRSQNLGFEKERVVFFGRNRDINAHYTVFKQKLLQNPNILSVASTTALPGRVATSRGYFWEKNKAVSFYSLMGDPDLVKTLDLELVAGRNMSWDIETDNTQAYLLNEAAVKELGWTDAVGKPFRVWDEKEMGQVVGVVRDFNFKSLHHKIEPLVIHQKPAWYGIIAVKITGRDIPGTLTYAREAWEQITSTYSFSANFLDSDFERLYRAEERLGRILTSFSLLAIFVACIGLFGLVSFAAEQRNKEIGIRKVMGASVPDILKLVSREFVKLVIISNLIAWPIAYYAMENWLKDFAYRIDLDVWPFVLGGLLALLIALTTVSYQAWEAAHRNPVDALRDE; encoded by the coding sequence ATGATCAAAAATTACTTTGTTATTGCGATCCGCAATCTGCGCAATCAAAAAATGTATTCGTTGATCAATATTCTCGGATTGGCTGTAGGCATTGCCTGTTTCCTGATTATTTCTTTGTACGTGCAGCACGAACTAAGCTACGATCGATTTCACGAAAAAGGGAATCGGATCTTCCAGATCAACTGGGAATTCAAAAATGATACTGGAGAACAGAGCAGATCTGCTGTAACACCATCGGGATGCGCGCCTGTGTTTATGCGAGAATTTCCCGAGGTCATCCACGCCGTCCGCGTGCATTCCTATTCCAAATTGTTGAAATACGGTGAGAAAAGGCTCCGTTCCTCTGGATTTTATTATGTAGATCCCTCTTTCTTAAAAGTCTTCTCATTTCCCATGACCCATGGTGATCCCACAACGGCACTGCGCGATCCTTTTTCAATCGTGCTGACCGAACGCGCTGCACGACGGGCGTTTGGCAATGAAAATCCTCTGGGAAAGGTCCTGCTGTATGACAACAAGTTTCAGTTTAAGATAACCGGCGTTATGGAGAACCCACCGTCAAACTCACACCTTCAGTTCAATTATCTTGCTACTTTCGCATCTTTGAAAGAGGTTCTCGGAAGAGCTGATGCCCTGGACGAATTCGTGAACTGGAATTATTACACCTACCTTCTCCTGCCAAAAGGCTACGCGCCCGAAAACCTGGAAAAAAAATTCGCTGTTTCCAGAGAAAAACACAGCGACGAGCAATGGAGAAACAAAGACCTTCGGCTCCAGCCCATTGCAGATATCCATTTTGATACAGAGACAAATTACAGCTTCGGTCCCAAGACGGATATCCGGCACATCTATACCTTCCTGACTATCGCCATGTCCGTCCTGCTCATTGCCTGCATCAATTTTGTGAATCTGGCTACTGCGCGTTCATCAAAGCGCGCCCGAGAAGTGGGATTGCGAAAAGTGTTCGGAGCACATCGCTGGCATCTCATCAGACAATTCCTGGGCGAGGCGATTCTCCTGAGTTTCATGGCACTGGTTATGGCTCTTGCCCTATCGGAACTTTTACTGCCCCACTTCAACGCGCTCTCGGGTCAGAATGTGATGTTCAGATACCTGGACAATGTGGATTTATTCCTCAAATTGCTGTGTACCGGGTTGGTCGTGGGCATTATTGCAGGCAGCTATCCCGCGTTCTATCTCTCTTCTTTTCAGCCCACCTCTGTACTAAAGGGCATTGCCCACCTTCACACCAGGGGCACTTCTTTCAGGCAAATCCTGATCGTGTTGCAATTTGCTATCACCATTGTGTTAATCATAGGTACGGTTACTGTGTTTCGGCAGTTCCAATTTATGAGATCACAAAATTTGGGATTCGAAAAAGAACGCGTCGTTTTCTTCGGACGGAATCGAGATATCAACGCGCATTACACCGTTTTCAAACAAAAATTGCTACAAAATCCCAACATCCTTTCGGTAGCATCCACCACGGCTCTTCCGGGCAGAGTCGCAACGAGCAGGGGATATTTCTGGGAAAAGAATAAGGCGGTGAGTTTCTATTCTTTGATGGGTGATCCAGATCTGGTCAAGACACTGGACCTGGAACTGGTGGCTGGAAGGAATATGTCCTGGGACATCGAAACGGACAACACACAGGCATATCTGCTAAATGAAGCTGCTGTCAAAGAACTCGGATGGACAGATGCTGTAGGCAAGCCGTTCCGCGTTTGGGATGAAAAAGAGATGGGCCAGGTTGTTGGAGTGGTCCGCGATTTCAATTTCAAGTCTTTGCATCATAAAATCGAACCTCTTGTCATTCATCAGAAACCTGCCTGGTACGGTATAATTGCTGTCAAGATCACTGGCAGAGATATTCCCGGAACTCTGACTTATGCTAGAGAGGCGTGGGAACAAATCACTTCTACGTACTCTTTTTCAGCCAATTTTCTCGATTCGGATTTCGAGCGGCTATACCGCGCGGAAGAACGGCTGGGTCGTATTCTCACCTCATTCAGTTTACTGGCTATCTTCGTAGCCTGTATCGGATTGTTCGGCCTGGTTTCTTTTGCGGCTGAACAGCGCAACAAAGAAATTGGCATTCGCAAAGTCATGGGAGCTTCGGTCCCCGACATCCTGAAATTGGTTTCCAGAGAGTTCGTAAAACTTGTGATAATTTCCAACCTGATTGCCTGGCCAATCGCCTATTACGCGATGGAAAACTGGCTGAAGGATTTCGCCTATCGCATTGATCTGGATGTATGGCCTTTTGTCCTGGGTGGTCTTCTGGCGTTACTCATCGCATTGACCACTGTGAGTTATCAAGCCTGGGAAGCCGCACATCGCAATCCCGTAGATGCGTTGCGAGATGAGTGA
- a CDS encoding ABC transporter permease, with product MIKNYLTVAIRNLMRHKLYTSINVLGLAIGLACGILILLYIQQEFAVDRTHTLGDRIYKVIREERGSTQTTYAEGTSGALGPVLKETFPEVETTVRIWRWGVSAKYEERKNLYTLALIDDNFLDVFDFPLIKGDLETAFRTPYSAVITDDMAQHLFGDADPMGKTVSVDNRNFPGEYTVTGIVKAPHLLSDLQFHLLSTTIPSVGKTQEPWMMWLPRQSWRPVKTYVLLKAGQNAETLQTKMQSLIVQYMGDDVAANNTYHLQPMHRVYLYGESDFNPAASSPMQQIYMLAAIGLILVVIACVNFTNLATARAVTRKREVGVRKVVGAHRPQLMVQFLTESLLLTCSALLIALALVELCLPLFNQFVRGNLHLNAATVITCTPAVLAFTLLVGLLAGWYPAFFLSSFSPVTVLKSRASSSSGSTGLRKGLVVFQFGMSILLVICTLVVYQQLRFIETKNMGFARDHIVSLPIFAHDREHEFNPQKRLSARHQMVKQVFLEHPNILSASALRYDISGYGGRPRRIWPDGDRTKERTIRINEVDDSFFETFEIPVLRGRAFSAAVASDTSQAIILNETAVRLLGWEDDPIGKQILLPAYENRSLIVIGVVKDYHSLTLREEIAPMGFIGKWRLFVSLALRIRPENTAQTLSFLEMQWKHFLPEVPFACHFLDEIIQWYYFNEQLTGKMLGVFSLLAIFVACLGLFGLAAFMVQSRTKEIGVRKVLGASTPHLVMLLSREFVLLILLANLIAWPIAYYLMRDWLSGFAYQTDLDVLPFIASAILALIIAFGTVSMQAIRAARSNPIDALRYE from the coding sequence ATGATCAAAAATTATCTGACAGTCGCAATCCGCAATTTGATGCGGCACAAATTGTACACATCCATCAATGTGCTGGGACTTGCCATCGGGCTGGCGTGTGGCATCTTAATCCTGTTGTACATCCAGCAGGAATTTGCAGTAGATCGCACTCACACCCTGGGTGACCGCATTTATAAAGTGATCCGGGAAGAACGCGGCAGTACACAAACAACATACGCAGAAGGTACATCAGGCGCACTTGGTCCCGTGTTAAAAGAAACATTTCCCGAAGTAGAAACAACCGTGCGTATCTGGCGGTGGGGCGTATCTGCAAAATATGAAGAACGCAAGAATCTATATACCCTTGCGCTGATAGATGACAACTTTTTGGATGTGTTCGATTTTCCTCTCATAAAAGGCGACTTAGAAACCGCGTTTCGCACGCCCTACTCTGCGGTCATTACCGATGATATGGCACAACACTTATTTGGCGATGCTGATCCAATGGGCAAAACAGTTTCGGTGGACAATCGCAATTTTCCAGGCGAGTACACAGTTACCGGCATCGTAAAAGCGCCACACCTTTTATCAGACCTTCAATTTCATTTACTCTCAACCACAATACCCTCCGTAGGAAAAACACAAGAGCCGTGGATGATGTGGCTACCCAGGCAATCCTGGCGTCCGGTAAAAACTTATGTACTATTAAAAGCAGGACAAAACGCAGAAACCCTCCAGACGAAAATGCAGTCGTTGATCGTGCAGTATATGGGGGATGACGTTGCGGCAAACAATACCTACCATTTACAGCCCATGCACCGCGTGTACCTGTATGGCGAATCTGATTTTAACCCGGCTGCCAGCAGCCCCATGCAACAAATTTACATGCTGGCAGCTATTGGACTGATCCTCGTGGTCATTGCCTGCGTGAATTTTACAAATCTTGCAACTGCGCGCGCTGTCACCCGCAAGCGCGAAGTCGGCGTGCGAAAAGTCGTTGGCGCGCATCGTCCACAATTGATGGTCCAATTTTTAACTGAATCCCTGCTTTTAACCTGTTCTGCCCTGCTGATTGCCCTGGCACTGGTCGAGCTATGCCTGCCCTTATTCAACCAATTTGTGCGCGGCAACTTACACCTCAACGCAGCTACAGTGATAACATGCACACCAGCGGTACTGGCATTCACATTGTTGGTCGGATTACTGGCGGGATGGTATCCGGCGTTTTTCCTCTCTTCTTTTAGCCCGGTCACAGTGTTAAAAAGCAGGGCATCTTCCTCATCGGGATCCACAGGATTGCGGAAAGGACTCGTAGTTTTCCAATTTGGCATGTCCATTTTGCTGGTGATTTGCACCCTGGTGGTTTATCAGCAACTGCGATTTATAGAAACCAAAAATATGGGTTTTGCACGCGATCACATTGTGAGTTTGCCGATCTTTGCTCACGACCGTGAACATGAATTCAACCCACAAAAACGCCTTTCGGCACGCCATCAGATGGTCAAACAGGTCTTTCTCGAACACCCCAATATCCTCAGTGCATCAGCTCTGCGATATGACATTTCTGGATACGGCGGACGACCGCGACGGATCTGGCCCGATGGAGACCGAACAAAAGAACGGACAATTCGCATAAACGAAGTTGACGACTCGTTTTTTGAGACATTTGAAATCCCCGTACTTCGCGGTCGCGCCTTTTCAGCCGCTGTTGCCAGCGATACATCACAGGCAATTATTTTAAACGAAACAGCCGTGCGTCTGCTCGGCTGGGAGGACGACCCGATTGGCAAGCAAATTTTGTTACCAGCATATGAAAACCGATCCCTGATAGTAATTGGGGTCGTAAAAGACTACCACAGCTTGACACTACGAGAAGAAATCGCACCCATGGGATTTATAGGCAAATGGAGACTGTTTGTTTCGCTGGCCCTGCGCATCCGACCAGAAAACACCGCGCAAACTCTGTCCTTTCTCGAAATGCAGTGGAAACACTTTTTGCCAGAGGTACCCTTTGCATGTCACTTTTTAGATGAAATCATACAGTGGTACTATTTCAACGAACAACTCACCGGCAAAATGCTCGGCGTGTTCTCATTACTGGCAATTTTTGTAGCCTGTTTGGGGCTATTCGGACTGGCGGCATTTATGGTTCAGTCTCGCACCAAAGAAATTGGCGTGCGGAAGGTCTTGGGCGCATCCACACCGCATCTGGTCATGCTACTCTCGCGCGAATTTGTGTTGCTCATCCTGCTCGCCAATCTCATCGCCTGGCCAATCGCCTATTACCTGATGCGCGACTGGCTCTCTGGATTTGCCTATCAGACAGACCTGGATGTCTTGCCATTTATTGCAAGCGCGATACTGGCACTGATCATCGCCTTTGGCACCGTGAGCATGCAAGCCATTCGCGCCGCGCGTTCCAATCCAATTGATGCGTTGAGATATGAATAA
- a CDS encoding RNA polymerase sigma factor has protein sequence MNKRSEIENDVQLIHMIKAGDKSAFGKLYHLHQNRVRAIVGRYVQDREEADDLIQVVFMKVFQSLRHFRGESAFTTYLTRIAINVGRSHLRSRLSRKNGLETAAQHMPEPITLTTPEDSIIQKERHQRLTQGLRTLPKAQQRAMWLRYIKELSYREIVWEMQAPLGTVKIWLHRGRHQLKRALEKQEVGGWAG, from the coding sequence ATGAATAAACGATCAGAAATAGAAAACGATGTGCAATTGATCCACATGATCAAAGCCGGCGACAAAAGCGCGTTTGGCAAACTCTACCATCTACACCAGAATCGCGTGCGCGCCATTGTCGGGCGATATGTGCAGGACCGCGAGGAAGCCGATGACTTGATCCAGGTGGTATTCATGAAAGTCTTTCAGAGCCTGCGCCATTTTCGCGGCGAATCGGCATTCACAACCTATCTGACGCGCATTGCCATCAACGTCGGGCGGTCACACCTACGATCCCGGCTATCCCGAAAAAACGGCCTGGAAACAGCAGCGCAACACATGCCCGAACCAATCACTCTGACAACGCCAGAAGATAGCATTATACAAAAAGAACGCCATCAACGCTTAACACAGGGCTTGCGCACATTGCCCAAAGCACAACAACGCGCAATGTGGCTTCGCTACATAAAAGAACTGTCCTACCGCGAAATCGTATGGGAAATGCAAGCACCCCTCGGCACCGTAAAAATCTGGCTCCACCGCGGGCGCCATCAGCTAAAACGCGCACTGGAAAAGCAAGAGGTCGGAGGTTGGGCAGGCTGA